In one window of Comamonas testosteroni DNA:
- a CDS encoding autotransporter assembly complex protein TamA — translation MPQTLPLKKPALRPALLLGAALLLSGCSLLSPKDKEAEAMGIDTSGPPAFTLEVDAPKQVRALLEQHLELKRFRHQPDLQRRELTRLLGATDANVRELIGTLGYFSPTVTVELTDTPEEEAPRKVVVKVDPGPPTIIEKSEVRFAGINASDELGTSQRLHIEETWPLQAGEQFSQSAWSSAKSGGLKELQKRRYPLARIDSSLADVDADTNQAQVSVSYAPGPAYTFGPLQIDGAERYDPVRTARIARLPEGQEYDLQSMLDAQQRLVSSGYYDSVFLSLADSPQQAATEAERDEQRKNQGAAITSPVIAKVREAKLQKWVFGVGLSTDTGPRLSIDHTYNKVPGLNWRAVSKLQLDRKNPLISTQLVGLPGEDLWRWFASGKLERAPAGDFYTNSAQMRFGRSKAEDRIERNMYLQYDYAKTQGAGAPPGASSLLANYGWTARYFDNNLLPTSGFGLALEAGAGTTLTPQRSPFGRLTGRWLSLIPLGERDEETRRHSRLQLKAGIGAVMAKKDVDLPTTIMFLTGGDNTVRGYGYQSIGARTDNGRVIAGRYLAMGSVEWQRPITIKGNTQDFEHAVFIDAGTVGDDINRIYTRVGFGTGIRWKSPVGPIQADLAWGAQEQQLRLHLRLGFTF, via the coding sequence ATGCCCCAGACCTTGCCCTTGAAAAAGCCGGCCTTGAGGCCGGCTTTGCTTTTGGGAGCCGCCTTGCTCCTCAGCGGCTGCAGCCTGCTTTCCCCCAAAGACAAAGAAGCCGAAGCCATGGGCATCGATACCAGCGGCCCGCCGGCCTTCACGCTGGAAGTCGATGCCCCAAAACAAGTCCGTGCGCTGCTGGAGCAGCATCTTGAGCTCAAGCGTTTTCGCCACCAACCCGATCTGCAGCGCCGCGAGCTGACGCGCCTGCTGGGCGCGACCGATGCCAACGTGCGCGAGCTGATAGGCACCCTGGGCTATTTCAGCCCTACGGTGACTGTCGAGCTGACCGATACCCCCGAGGAGGAAGCGCCGCGCAAAGTGGTGGTCAAGGTCGATCCGGGCCCACCCACCATCATTGAGAAATCCGAAGTGCGTTTTGCCGGCATCAATGCCAGCGACGAGCTGGGAACCTCACAGCGCCTGCATATCGAGGAAACCTGGCCGCTGCAGGCCGGCGAACAGTTCTCGCAATCGGCCTGGAGCAGCGCCAAGAGCGGTGGTCTCAAGGAGCTGCAAAAGCGCCGCTACCCGCTGGCACGCATCGATAGCAGTCTGGCCGATGTAGATGCAGACACCAACCAGGCCCAAGTCAGCGTGAGCTATGCCCCCGGCCCTGCCTATACGTTCGGTCCGCTGCAGATCGATGGTGCCGAGCGTTACGACCCGGTGCGCACGGCCCGTATCGCGCGCCTGCCGGAAGGTCAGGAATATGACTTGCAAAGCATGCTCGATGCGCAGCAGCGCCTGGTCAGCAGCGGCTATTACGACTCGGTATTTCTCTCCCTGGCCGATTCGCCGCAACAGGCCGCGACCGAAGCAGAGCGCGACGAGCAGCGCAAGAATCAGGGGGCAGCCATCACCTCGCCCGTGATTGCCAAGGTGCGCGAAGCCAAGCTGCAGAAATGGGTGTTCGGTGTGGGCCTGAGCACGGACACCGGACCGCGCCTGTCCATCGATCACACTTACAACAAGGTGCCCGGTCTGAACTGGCGTGCCGTCAGCAAGCTACAGCTGGACAGGAAAAACCCGCTGATCTCCACGCAACTGGTCGGCCTTCCCGGAGAGGATCTCTGGCGCTGGTTTGCCAGCGGCAAGCTCGAGCGTGCGCCTGCAGGCGACTTCTACACCAACAGTGCGCAGATGCGCTTTGGCCGCTCCAAGGCCGAAGACCGCATAGAGCGCAATATGTACCTGCAGTACGACTACGCCAAGACCCAGGGAGCAGGCGCGCCGCCCGGTGCCTCCTCGTTGCTGGCCAACTATGGCTGGACGGCTCGCTATTTCGACAACAATCTGCTGCCTACCTCGGGCTTCGGCCTGGCCCTGGAGGCTGGTGCCGGCACCACGCTGACGCCGCAGCGCTCGCCGTTCGGGCGCCTGACTGGGCGCTGGCTCAGCCTGATACCGCTGGGCGAGCGTGACGAGGAAACCAGGCGCCACAGCCGCCTGCAGCTCAAGGCGGGAATCGGCGCCGTCATGGCCAAGAAAGATGTGGATCTGCCCACCACCATCATGTTTCTGACGGGTGGCGACAACACGGTGCGCGGCTACGGCTATCAATCGATTGGCGCTCGCACCGACAACGGCCGTGTGATTGCGGGCCGCTATCTGGCCATGGGCAGCGTGGAGTGGCAACGGCCCATCACCATCAAGGGCAATACGCAGGACTTCGAGCACGCCGTCTTCATCGATGCCGGCACCGTGGGCGATGACATCAACCGCATCTACACCCGCGTCGGTTTTGGCACCGGCATTCGCTGGAAAAGCCCGGTCGGCCCAATTCAAGCAGATCTCGCCTGGGGCGCACAGGAGCAGCAGTTGCGCCTGCACCTGCGTCTGGGCTTCACGTTTTAA
- a CDS encoding vWA domain-containing protein, translated as MLIDFFYTLRAAKLPVSVKEFLALLEALDAGIIGPKSEDRWSLDDFYHLGRTILVKDEKHYDKYDRAFSAYFKGVEMLADLSKEIPQDWLQKLLERELSPEDKAKIEAMGWDELMETLKKRLEEQKERHEGGNKWIGTGGTSPFGHGGYNPAGIRIGGPGRNKSAVKVWEQRAYRDYDDTQELGTRNIKVALRRLRKFARQGSELELDLPDTIRSTAANAGYLDIKMIPERHNNVKVLLLMDVGGTMDEHIQRVEELFSAVKSELKHLEFYYFHNCVYDFMWKNNRRRFAEKFPTWDIIRKYNKDYKLIFVGDATMSPYEILQPGGSVEYMNEEPGAEWLQRLTNAFPHFAWINPEPQGVWQYRQSISIIQQLMGDRMYPLSLKGLEDAMRMLSK; from the coding sequence ATGCTGATCGATTTCTTCTATACCCTGCGTGCCGCCAAACTGCCTGTGTCGGTCAAGGAGTTTCTGGCTCTGCTGGAAGCACTGGACGCGGGCATCATCGGCCCCAAGAGCGAGGATCGCTGGAGCCTGGACGACTTCTATCACCTGGGCCGAACCATTCTGGTCAAGGACGAGAAGCACTACGACAAGTACGACCGCGCTTTTTCCGCCTATTTCAAGGGCGTGGAGATGCTGGCCGACTTGAGCAAGGAAATTCCGCAGGACTGGCTGCAAAAGCTTCTGGAGCGCGAGCTCAGCCCCGAGGACAAGGCCAAGATCGAAGCCATGGGCTGGGACGAGCTGATGGAGACGCTCAAGAAGCGTCTGGAGGAGCAAAAGGAGCGCCACGAAGGCGGCAACAAATGGATTGGTACGGGCGGCACCAGCCCCTTCGGTCATGGCGGCTACAACCCGGCGGGCATCCGCATTGGCGGGCCGGGCCGCAACAAGAGCGCCGTCAAGGTCTGGGAGCAGCGAGCCTACCGCGACTATGACGACACCCAGGAGCTGGGCACGCGCAACATCAAGGTCGCTCTGCGCCGCCTGCGCAAGTTTGCGCGCCAGGGCAGCGAGCTGGAGCTGGATCTGCCGGACACCATCCGCTCCACGGCCGCCAATGCGGGTTATCTCGACATCAAGATGATTCCCGAGCGGCATAACAATGTGAAAGTGCTGCTGCTCATGGACGTGGGCGGCACCATGGACGAGCATATCCAGCGCGTGGAGGAGCTGTTCTCGGCCGTGAAGAGCGAGCTCAAGCATCTGGAGTTCTATTACTTCCACAACTGTGTCTACGACTTCATGTGGAAGAACAACCGCCGCCGCTTTGCCGAAAAATTTCCGACCTGGGACATCATTCGCAAGTACAACAAGGACTACAAGCTGATCTTTGTCGGCGACGCGACCATGAGCCCCTATGAAATCCTGCAGCCCGGCGGCTCGGTCGAGTACATGAACGAGGAGCCCGGTGCCGAGTGGCTGCAGCGCCTGACGAATGCCTTCCCGCACTTTGCCTGGATCAATCCGGAGCCACAGGGCGTATGGCAGTACCGCCAGAGCATCAGCATCATTCAGCAGTTGATGGGAGACCGCATGTACCCTTTGTCGCTCAAAGGCTTGGAAGACGCCATGCGCATGCTGTCAAAATAG
- a CDS encoding GNAT family N-acetyltransferase, translating to MTFVETVTLRDRGVRLEPLDLSHETGLAAAAADGELWKIRVTSVPEPGEVRSYIETALLGRDQGHRFAFAVLDDASGKVLGTTSYHDIVPAIRRVEIGYTWYAKSVQRTHVNTSAKLLLLAHAFGTLGCHVVGWRTDNFNFASQRAIERLGAKKDGVIRGHALRRDGTIRDTVMYSMRSGEWPEARAQLLYLLEQHAPAA from the coding sequence ATGACTTTTGTAGAAACCGTGACTTTGCGCGACCGCGGCGTGCGGCTGGAGCCGCTGGACCTGAGCCATGAGACGGGCCTCGCCGCAGCCGCTGCCGATGGAGAGCTGTGGAAGATTCGCGTGACTTCCGTGCCCGAACCTGGCGAGGTGCGCAGCTATATCGAGACCGCGCTGCTGGGCCGCGACCAAGGCCACCGCTTTGCATTCGCCGTGCTTGACGATGCCAGCGGCAAGGTGCTGGGAACCACCAGCTATCACGACATCGTGCCCGCCATTCGCCGTGTGGAGATTGGCTACACCTGGTATGCCAAAAGCGTGCAGCGCACCCATGTCAACACCTCGGCCAAGCTGCTGCTGCTGGCCCATGCCTTCGGTACGCTGGGCTGCCATGTGGTGGGCTGGCGCACAGACAACTTCAACTTCGCCAGCCAGCGCGCCATCGAGCGGCTGGGAGCCAAGAAGGATGGCGTGATTCGCGGCCATGCGCTGCGCCGCGACGGCACGATTCGCGACACCGTGATGTACAGCATGCGCAGCGGCGAATGGCCTGAAGCCCGTGCACAACTGCTCTACCTGCTGGAGCAGCATGCACCCGCTGCATAA
- a CDS encoding AAA family ATPase, whose amino-acid sequence MKFQGSDKYVATQDLMLAVNAAATLQRPLLIKGEPGTGKTMLAEEVAQALDMPLLQWHIKSTTKAQQGLYEYDAVSRLRDSQLGDERVKDIHNYIVKGVLWQAFTAERPVALLIDEIDKADIEFPNDLLREIDRMEFYCYETHEMIRAKHRPLVFITSNNEKELPDAFLRRCFFHYIKFPDADTMRQIVAVHFPKLQGELLNAAMKVFYDVRNLPGLKKKPSTSELIDWLKLLVAEEIPASALQSEEGKVSVPPLVGALLKNEQDMSLFEKLVFMNQRNR is encoded by the coding sequence ATGAAGTTTCAAGGTTCCGACAAATACGTGGCCACGCAAGATCTGATGCTGGCCGTCAACGCTGCCGCTACCCTGCAGCGCCCTCTGCTCATCAAGGGCGAGCCCGGCACGGGCAAGACCATGCTGGCCGAGGAAGTGGCTCAGGCGCTGGACATGCCACTGCTGCAGTGGCACATCAAGTCGACCACCAAGGCCCAGCAAGGCCTTTACGAGTACGACGCCGTGAGCCGTCTGCGCGACTCACAGCTGGGAGACGAGCGCGTCAAGGACATTCACAACTACATCGTCAAGGGCGTGCTCTGGCAGGCTTTCACTGCGGAACGCCCTGTGGCCCTGCTGATCGACGAGATCGACAAGGCCGACATCGAGTTCCCCAACGACTTGCTGCGCGAGATCGATCGCATGGAGTTCTATTGCTACGAGACCCACGAGATGATCCGCGCCAAGCACCGCCCGCTGGTCTTCATCACCTCGAACAACGAAAAGGAACTGCCTGACGCATTTTTGCGCCGCTGCTTTTTCCACTACATCAAGTTCCCCGATGCCGACACCATGCGCCAGATCGTGGCCGTGCACTTCCCCAAGCTGCAGGGCGAGTTGCTGAACGCGGCCATGAAGGTCTTCTACGATGTGCGCAATCTGCCCGGCCTCAAGAAAAAGCCTTCGACCAGCGAGCTGATCGACTGGCTCAAGCTGCTGGTCGCCGAGGAAATTCCTGCATCGGCCCTGCAATCCGAGGAAGGCAAGGTCAGCGTGCCCCCCCTGGTTGGCGCCTTGCTCAAGAACGAACAGGATATGAGCCTGTTTGAAAAGCTGGTCTTCATGAACCAGCGCAATCGCTGA
- a CDS encoding c-type cytochrome, which produces MIKTWTTVLAVVVASVTGAANAQAVKGDAKAGEGKIAMCIGCHGIAGYQASFPEVYKVPMIGGQNEAYIVSALNAYKKGERKHPTMRGIADSLSEQDMADVAAFYAGHGKAKDGKAKEANPAVTALLQKGACFSCHGEGFSKPIDPSYPKVAGQYSDYVFRALQSYRTDGNPLIGRSNGVMAGIAKQFKSDELQQLAKYIGSLDSEMQVVAQPHFRLGQK; this is translated from the coding sequence ATGATAAAAACTTGGACCACGGTATTGGCAGTAGTTGTCGCATCAGTGACCGGCGCGGCAAACGCCCAGGCTGTCAAGGGCGATGCAAAGGCCGGCGAAGGCAAGATCGCCATGTGCATAGGCTGTCATGGCATCGCCGGTTATCAGGCCAGCTTCCCTGAGGTTTACAAGGTGCCGATGATCGGCGGGCAGAACGAGGCCTATATCGTCTCGGCTCTGAATGCCTATAAAAAAGGCGAACGAAAACACCCTACCATGCGTGGCATTGCCGACTCGCTGAGCGAGCAGGACATGGCCGATGTGGCGGCCTTCTATGCAGGTCATGGCAAGGCCAAGGATGGCAAGGCCAAGGAGGCGAACCCTGCTGTCACGGCGCTGCTGCAAAAAGGTGCCTGCTTCTCCTGTCACGGTGAAGGATTTTCAAAACCCATTGACCCGTCCTATCCCAAGGTGGCAGGGCAGTATTCGGACTATGTTTTCCGCGCGTTGCAGTCCTATAGAACCGATGGCAATCCGCTCATCGGGCGCAGCAATGGCGTGATGGCCGGCATTGCCAAGCAGTTCAAGAGTGACGAACTGCAGCAGCTCGCCAAGTACATCGGTAGCCTGGACAGCGAGATGCAGGTAGTGGCGCAGCCGCACTTCCGCCTGGGCCAGAAATAG
- a CDS encoding DUF1841 family protein has protein sequence MFNPSQADVRRFFCSVRAKMISGAPMEAIETLASLWIDEHPEYFDELSDVDAAVARNYDAETERTNPFLHLSMHLSISEQCSVDSPRGIRQAVELLTRKRDLHDAHHAAMECLGQMLWESQRSGRPPDGEAYVAGVQRLATTDGSFKSTP, from the coding sequence ATGTTCAACCCGAGTCAAGCCGACGTACGGCGATTTTTTTGCAGTGTGCGCGCCAAGATGATCAGCGGCGCGCCCATGGAGGCCATCGAGACGCTGGCCAGCCTGTGGATAGACGAGCACCCCGAGTACTTCGACGAGCTCTCCGACGTGGATGCCGCCGTGGCGCGTAACTACGACGCGGAGACCGAGCGTACCAACCCGTTTCTGCACCTGTCCATGCATCTGTCCATCAGCGAGCAGTGCAGCGTGGACTCGCCACGCGGCATACGCCAGGCCGTGGAACTGTTGACCAGAAAGCGTGATCTGCATGACGCCCATCACGCCGCCATGGAATGTCTGGGCCAGATGCTCTGGGAAAGCCAACGCTCGGGACGCCCGCCCGATGGTGAGGCGTATGTCGCCGGAGTTCAGCGTCTGGCCACCACCGACGGCAGTTTTAAAAGTACCCCCTGA